GCCGCTCCAAACACAAGGGTAGGAGATATAACTCCATTCTTTTCAACATTAGCTTCCAGAACTAGGAAATGGAGGACAATTACGGTAATGAAAACTGCGCGGTGCACCCAACCCTTGATGTTTACACCCGATATCGTCGCATGCAATGACGAACCAATAACAAAATGGGATATGATGCTTGTGTCATTGCTACGGTTTTGCCATTCTCTGTATAAGACTATAATGGCCAACACAAAGCTCACGACAAAATTAGGGATGACGAATTGGGGGAAATGTGACAAGACGTTTGATGCAGAAAATCTGAAGTAATGTTTCGAGGCTAAAAGGGATGATATTAGTAGGACGGCGCTTACAAAAGAATTCCGACGCAAATACTGGCCTTCGCAGATCTGAATAACTTCCCCAACTGGTAACATTGAAAGTAAAAATATGGCAAGATAAAATAGCTCAACACCCATGGATACAAAAGGATTGTACAGGGATAAGAGATCTGGTAAAGCAAATGGTGGGATGCCTTGAAAAAGGCACTTGTTTTCTTTGCAAAGTAGGTAAAGGAAGAGAACCAATGGTAGATTACCAAGGAGTATGGCTGTGAGAGTAGCTGTAAATGAATTAGTAGTTTCCATTTCCTGCCCACCCCCTGAACTAACTTGTGGGTGAGATGGAATGGAATCTATGGCTGGTTGTGTACTGTAAACTGTGTCTTTTCCATTGGGCTTTACACTCAGTTCATTGGAACTGCCATCATCTGAAAAGGTATCTTTATCTAATTGGTCCATTGGTATAGAAACCTGTAAAAGATTAAATCATCATAGAAATTTTGCAAATTACATTTAACAACTGTTTATCATACCCTGACTTTAACAGCTAGTCGTGAAGACTTTCTTCGTGACAAAGATAAATCTTCCAATGATTTTTCATCTTCCTCAAAATACCTTTTTTCTGATTGAACTCTTGGTGAACGCCTGATAACATGTGAAACACTaagcacttcatcttttggtTCCATTTTAACTCTCCGTTTAGCAAGTTCCCTTTCAGGTGATATCCCAGTTattgattcattttttctttgttgaatttttttggcTGAAGATCCAATCAATAAAGATTTGGCTTCCCTTACAGGTGATTTGCCAACAGTTTTTCTTCCAGGTGTTTTGCTGCGACTTCTGCTCCTGCTGCGAGAAGTTGTTCTGCGTCCTCTTTTCGCATCTCCACGCTGGGCTGATTTAGGTTCCAATGCCTTGAAAGTGTCAGCTGCTTTAACATGTTTTCCATGTAAAGTGTAGGTGGTTCCTTCTTCGAATTTTACATCATAGAACCCAGTAACTGGGTCTCTGTTGACAACTACACCTTTGAAATACAGGCCACCACTTCCAGGCCACAAGCCGAAAACGGACTCACCGTTTTGgtagtattttttttgtgaagaCATTCCTAATGaccaaatattaaaatttgAGCCACATAGAATTATAATGAGGTTAAAATTTTACCTGTGATATACTGAATTCGATTATCAAGAACGTATGTAAATTCAAACGATTGTTGTCATAACAAGCTCTTCCCGCTTCCACCAGTGAAACTAGTTGCTGAAACAAGACGCTTGGTAAGTAGCGTACACTGTTCACTGTACACCAACACCACCAAGAGCGTCTCTCCCAAGCCTTCTTTCTCAACGGATTTTGTTCGTTTTGAATCCTCCAATGACCGGAACGGAATAGGCAGTACCTTCTATGATTGGCCTTGGCGACAAAATAAGCGGCTTTTGAACCTCGGGttatcaaaaaataaacaaaccaTATCATAAATACTCTTTAACGTTTGCAAAGTGTGAAAGTGGCACATATTAAATTACATTTTAatttaatagttttaaaatctttttcattctttggaaaaaaaaaaaatcaacataGGAAGGGCTctgtttttcattgaaaatttaAGACCATCCACTCCGGGTGGGGGGATGGGGTAGCCGGGTAGGAGGACGCCTTGCACAATTATATAGAACTGGCAATAGTGATAGAAATGTTTGGGCTAATGGCGGACATTGCGTTTACAAAAACGCGTTACACGTTTAATTGCTTGTTttacgtgtgtgtttttttctttttacagatGAAGGATTAACAATCTTTGTTATTAATCAAGAGTAGCGTTCTATCAAAAGTTTCAGATTGTTTCCGGTGTTCCGTCTGTTTATTTGTTGGACTAAAGGCTTGATTGAGCTTATTGAGCCAGTTCCAAGAGTGTTGCATCTTTTTAGTTAAATGACTTTCTGTTTCTTTATAACTCCAAGGAGTTGAAGCTGGAAGCTAACACAATGAGTTCACCAAGTTCAATTACGTCGACTGAAAACTCCAACAAGAAAGCTGAAGACTCCCATGTTGCTCTAAAACAAGAACCCAGCACAGTGACCGATGATGGAGTTAAAAACAATTCAGCTCTTGCTAAAACAGAACAACCGGCTCAACCACCAGTTACAAATGGTGCCTTACCAGAAAGTGAAGTGAAGGTTGTGGGAAATGGACTTGAATTGTCAACAAATGGACAAGATGATAAGCCTGTAAATGATGGTCCACATAGGGAAGTTCCAGCTCTCCTTCCACTCGGACCTATCACTTCACCACCTTCCACTGTGCAACAGAGCACCATACCTTCCATCAGTCCTACCCCACCTGCAAGACAGCCATTGCCTCAGCTGTTACCTATGACTGTTGCAACAGCACCTGTTGTGGCTACCAAGAGtgcaccaccaccaccaccaccttcTAATCCTGTTGCTAAAACTAGAGCGAGAACGTCTCTGTCCGTCTCTACTCCTGCAAGCTCATCCAAAGAACAGTTACCGTCTGGGCCTTCAACAAGAAGTAAGAAGGAAGATGAAGAACCTGTAGAGCAACCTGttccagaaaaagaaatcaagaagAGAAAGGTTGTTTCCAAAAAGCGACATTCTGTTGCATCATCAGGTAATATATCTGCATTACGTTACTATTTGTGAACATGGAGTAGTACGTCATTTTTCTGTAACTTCTTGTGACAATTTTGCATAGATTCAACGGAAAAAGGCGATGTTGACTCTGGTGGTGATGGTGACGCTGGGCGAAAGTCCAAGCGTGCTAGAACTCGAACGCAACCGTTTCAGAGCTCCGATATGGACGTCAATCTGCTTCGAGTTATGAAAGCTTCAGCAGCCGCCCAAGCGGCAGCAGCGGCTCAGTTGGCCAAAGCCAACGAAGAAAAGcttgttgtgttttttaaagGAGAATTTCTTGCTGTTAGAAATGCAGAAGGAGGCTTCTATATCTGCCAGGTAAATGATAATCAGACAGCAATAATATTGTATACGGGTCAAGCGATAATTATCATAATTTTAGGCTACGCAAAACATTTGCCGAGGCGGCCACAAAATCCGAATTCGTTGGCTTTCCCAAGAAGATaccaaaaataagaaaaaaggaaaagcttCCGGTTCTTCGGAAACGGTAAACAAATAACGTTTTCCATAAACGACAGTAACGTCTCATCAATGAATTCTTCTGTTTACTTCGTCTAGGTGAAAGATGAAAGTGGATTTGACATCTACACTCCTGACTTCTATGATACTACCGACTTTGAATGCATATTGACCAATTTAGAACTCGAAAAACTAGGTAAGGATCGCTATGGTCTGCCACTAGATGAACGTACGCGGACCGAAAATATTCTCCAGCGAGCGCTCGCAGTTGAGCGAGGCGTGGTTGACAAGTTAGAATTAACTGAAGAACATCCTGACGGCCTTGACGTTTCACTGTTTCACGATGAATCTCAACTAAAGCGCAAAGGAAATGACGACGACTCATCTTCTGAAAGTGAATCGGATTCCAAAGAAGGTAAACTTAAACTTCCAAAGGTTCTCTTTTTGATGTGATTATACCAACAGTCTCATTTCTGTATTACGCCCAATCAGAAGTTGCAACAACATCTGGAAGCTCGGCCAAGTCTAGCCAATCAGCCGAACCTAGAACGTCCACCAGCGGCATTGCTTCAACTTCATCCGGAAGAGGAACCAAAAGAACCCGTGCAGCAGTCGTTGCCGCCACACGTCAAAAACTACAACAAATGCGATATCAggaagatgatgatgacgatgacgaagaagaagattcaAGCGACGATGACGATATCGAAGGTGACGACAGTAGCAGCGATAGTGAGCAAGGAAAGCGGGGTCGACGAAGGCGATCCCGTCCAGTGCCTGCAACGAAAGCGCGCGTCAGTGTGCGCTCCACACGAGGGAAAAAGCTTGTACCACCCAAAAAGGCTGCACCGATTCCTATGATAATGAAACGTAATGTTATGCTAGTATTTTACACAAACATGTCTTAATGAAtattaacattaaaaaaatgtattctaGGCACGAAGGCATCGTTCAAAGAAGCCGTGGAAGTTACTAGTAATCGGAAAAAAGTTGAACGTGTGACTGTGGGTCCGGCTTCACCTCTCGAAAAGATCGTCACCGTCGACGTTGAAATGGGCGACAATGACGCATCGCCTGTCGAAGAAGAGCCCAAAGAAATCAAGCTGGATGCCGTAATGGCCGAAGAAACGGAATCCGGCGACGAGAAAGAGGCAAAAAAGACCAAGAAAACTGCAACTAAATCAGTCGATGCAAAGAGCGAAATAGTTGTGACGGAAGTTAAGACTGATTCGAAAAACAACGATACGAACGAAGTGAAAGACACTAAGAAAGGGGTACCAGCTAAAAGCGAAAAAGATGCAGTAGGAAACGAGTCATTGAAAGCTAAAACCGAAAAGGGAGCAGAAGATGTGAAGGAGGACGTTAAAGTAGTTGAAACCAAGGAATAACTAGGCATTCTATTACCCCCGTTTTTTCTAATTTAAGGTAAAAATACAGAGGGCTAATGGGAGttaaactttttgtttttatgttttcccAATTTCAGCGTTTTCCCAGTGACTCTTTTGTGAGTAGTCTGGAATGTTTCGAACTGAACTGATTTCAAGTCCTGTATTTGCTATATTTCGCACCGTTTGTGGCACGGGTTTTGGTATTGCCTAATTCCAAATGATCGTGTCAAGAATTGAATGTTTCCCTTGAGgagaagcaaacaaacaatgaCCAGTTGAACTTGCATggaattgattttttatttttttcagaggtTGTTCACAACTGGTATTTCATATTGCCTTTGGTCGATGGCAAAGGGTACAAAACTGGGCAATCAGGGGAGCTTTTTGCGACGTGATTTGCTTTCTTCGCAGAACTattggtctttttttttttttcttcttttcgaatCAACCcggaaacacaaaaaaaaaaaggttctttATTTCAATATCTGGCATTTGTGCGCAGATATTTTTACGTTTTGCTTTATTTGGCCCAATTTTAGTTCTCCACCAACAGGATATGTGTAACCAGCAGCTTTGATGACGAATTGACTTTAGTTACATGTGTGTCTGGTATTAAGTGGTCTGTATGGTATTCTTTCCGCAAACCGACCCAACCCATCAATTTTCCCGTTTTCATTGGTTGCagcttctctctctccctaTCACCCTCGCCTCAGTACAGTTTCTCCCCCCCGTTTCTTTTAAGCAAAGCGCGTTAGAATCCAATGGATCGTGTGCAATTGTGGCGTGTATGGAGTTCGAAAAGTAGAAGAGTTCGACACCTACCGGTCTTCATCTACACACCTTATTTTCGTTCTcctgtcaattttttttgttttctgaaaCCAAATCTTGCATTCGTGTAACGTCCTATCTAATACCTCTCCCCAACCCCCAACagcgaagaaaagaaaaaaaaaaaaaacaaaaacataaagaTTTTTGAAACTGAGGgtataaaagataaaaatcaTGTTGTGTGTTTCTGGGCTTTGATGTAACACAAAACCATTTTGTTTGTTCATTACGATATACGTTATGactatttttctctctttctttaaatttccAGAAATTGGTCATCTTTTTATTCAATATAGCATTGGGTCTTGTGTGTGTATGATGTGCcatgaacattttttttttttttccaataaaCTCTGCACTTGAGCTAAGAAGCCATAATGATTGGGGCTTTGTTATCTTACTAGTGAACGTACGTAGGAGATGGGGATGTATGAAGAATCGTACCTGATGGCACGTTGAATAGAAGCTCCGCCGCCTCTTCCATCACGAAGAAATGACGTGTTAAAGGACGGGATGGGAAGGCGTTCCATCATTTCGAAGAGAGTCGACGGACTTAGACGATGTTTACCGCTACAAACCAGCATGGAACCAATGGCATGGTTTCCACGTTGTCAACTTGCAATTGTTGGCATTGAATAGTGAAAGCTGTTTGTGCCGCTTTCTAATTCTCGAAATTGCCAATACGCCCCTTTCAGTACAGACAAAGGGAAGTAAAGAGGCAAATGccttctatttttaaaaaaggtgtttatttttctttcattctgaACATCATGGGATAtttttaagggggaaaaaaaggaaaatcacgaGAACGACAAACACTTTGTACAATACACGAGACAAGGTTTTGGGAGACGGGGATCACGCACATTTATCCACTAGAATACCGTATAATACCAACAAATACTTATCGTTTTAATTcaactgaaaaacaaacaaaaaaacatgctcttgagaaagaaaaggaaggtTTTAATGCGGGTTTATCATTTACATAGACACGATTTCCTCACCATTTTCGGATGTGGCGTTTTATATCATCGTGTCCTTCTATTGTTATTTTGGTCTTTTAGAATaattcaaacatttaaaataataaaattgggAGCGGGGAAGGTTAcgaatacaaaaaacaaatgggaTAATTTTTGTACAGATATATAAACACACAGGCATGGGCATGACTTGTCACTTAAACATCGACTTTAGAATGAGATCGATCTAGAGATGTGTCTAATGTATCGATGGTCTGATCCAGTGACCGGTCAGAAAAATTGGTTCGGTTCAATTGGCTCCATTGCTGTTGCGGCGACGAAGATGTACACGTCgaagaagacgacgaagacgTAGGTAAATTATGCAAATGTCTGTGGTGGTTCTTCACCTTCATCGAGCCGTTATTGCTGGTTTTTGGCAATTGCAGATCCGCGTAAAGCAGACCGCGGGAATCCGACACCGCCGTTCCCAATGCTTTCtgtaaaattgaaattaaaattaaattagcTATTGATTTGATTACAATCAATTTTAATTCACCAATCAGTGGGATTTTTATTAGTAAGAAAAAAGTAGATTTGCATAAATAGAGTTTTTTGCTTTCGCAGTGCGTTCAGCATCTGATGGAATATGTTATGGGTAGCTACCTCCATTGAGCGCCGATAACGGGTTAGTGGTTatggtagtagtagtagtagaagGAAGAGAAGTAGTAGAAGTAGCAGTCGAAGTGACGGGACCGTTTATGAAGATGTTAGTTTTGTATTGGCCGCCACCAGGTGGTTCTGGCGTAGTGTTATTCAGCTTCTTACTCGACGCACTGACATTGCTCGAGttggaagaggaagaagacgTCGTTTTACTCACATGGCACTTTGTTTGGCCGACGCTGCTCCGCTGAGTTCCTCCTCGATTAATGCTCGTTTGGCTGGTGGCGCTGTTGTTGCCGCTACTGCTACACTGACTGCTACTATGTACACTTTCCACATCACTCTTCATACTAcacggaagaagaaaaaagattaaaaacaaaaaataaagcgGCGTCAGTAAAGAATGGGAAAACAAGTGAATctaaaactagaaaaaaaaaactaagcaagaaaacaagaaaaggttgcatccttttttttgttttcttattccaAGAGGTCATACGAAAGGGCGTGGTATCGACATAAAGAAAACAACTCTAGCATCCCCATGTTCTTCTTCCTCCCCTCGGAAAATggtttacttttattttattttttctgtttccctttctttatttttgttacaGTTAACTCGTACAATTTATGACATGTAGCTTTCTACGTAATGGAAGCAAAAAGCGAGTGATGAGAGAAATGAGGATGTATATACCTTTCCAGATCGGTCGACTTGGAGCCGCCCTTACCTTGAACGagaatacacaaaaaaaaaagatagatagaaaaaatattcaaaatagATGGAGGagtaacttaaaaaaaaaaaaatacatagtATAATCAAACAAGAAGTAGTAAGTGACTATACTGCGTAAAAAAGTAGAAGTAAGTATATACTAAAATAAACGTAAAGTAAAAAGCAAAGTAATTCAAAAATGGGGTTGCGTTTGTTAAGTGCATTTTGAAAGCATGGAACGCTAGAGTTGTTTACGTGAATTCGTCATCAAAGAGACACGAATGAGAAGAGAgtaagacacacacacacacacaaattgtTTGCATAGTGagctagaaaaagaaaaatacgcGTTGAAATAAATTAAGTGCATGCTACGTTTGTTTGTTGtaatgaaaagagaaaaatgataGACTCACGGTCGAAACAACATCTCTCGGATCGGTAGGCGTAGAGCAGGCAGAGCGTGACGACGATGATGAGGAAGAGACAGGCGATCACCACGGCGATTACCGTTGCCATGGAAACAGGTTCTACTTTGACAaggcagagaaaaaaaagaaaaagaaagcaagttagctattttgatGTGTTCCATTTACAAACGTAACATCGAAACATAAAAATCCAATCCCAGCTGGAAAAAGTCGACTCCCAATAGAACATCAAACACGGGCCAGTTGCTATAGAATTACAATacggcacacacacacacacaccctaCATAGTTCTCTGTTCCACCCCTCGTTTGATATGCCACTGATACACGACAATTTACAGGGTGCGACGTGCCGGAACGGAACGCGCCTGTTGGATGTTCAtttcagaagaagaaaaacgaaaagcaaaagatgatgatgacaagCGTGCTGCATACCTTTGACGGTCAAAGTGACG
This genomic interval from Daphnia magna isolate NIES linkage group LG8, ASM2063170v1.1, whole genome shotgun sequence contains the following:
- the LOC116928574 gene encoding delta(14)-sterol reductase LBR, whose protein sequence is MSSQKKYYQNGESVFGLWPGSGGLYFKGVVVNRDPVTGFYDVKFEEGTTYTLHGKHVKAADTFKALEPKSAQRGDAKRGRRTTSRSRSRSRSKTPGRKTVGKSPVREAKSLLIGSSAKKIQQRKNESITGISPERELAKRRVKMEPKDEVLSVSHVIRRSPRVQSEKRYFEEDEKSLEDLSLSRRKSSRLAVKVRVSIPMDQLDKDTFSDDGSSNELSVKPNGKDTVYSTQPAIDSIPSHPQVSSGGGQEMETTNSFTATLTAILLGNLPLVLFLYLLCKENKCLFQGIPPFALPDLLSLYNPFVSMGVELFYLAIFLLSMLPVGEVIQICEGQYLRRNSFVSAVLLISSLLASKHYFRFSASNVLSHFPQFVIPNFVVSFVLAIIVLYREWQNRSNDTSIISHFVIGSSLHATISGVNIKGWVHRAVFITVIVLHFLVLEANVEKNGVISPTLVFGAAMQVFYSVEALWNDGNLIHSFDFLHLKTGWAYLTMNAYPLITFLITLCLVNSRIELSYVALAPIGLLFFLGLWIKVRSNAQKTAFFKDPDHPSFANMEILTSASGKLLISGWWGWIRHPNYLGDILMHWAFVLPCGFQMVLPYVIAMFVTICLVYRAKESDLAEKLKYGPSWDRYCQRVPSRLIPRVF
- the LOC116928610 gene encoding uncharacterized protein LOC116928610 — translated: MSSPSSITSTENSNKKAEDSHVALKQEPSTVTDDGVKNNSALAKTEQPAQPPVTNGALPESEVKVVGNGLELSTNGQDDKPVNDGPHREVPALLPLGPITSPPSTVQQSTIPSISPTPPARQPLPQLLPMTVATAPVVATKSAPPPPPPSNPVAKTRARTSLSVSTPASSSKEQLPSGPSTRSKKEDEEPVEQPVPEKEIKKRKVVSKKRHSVASSDSTEKGDVDSGGDGDAGRKSKRARTRTQPFQSSDMDVNLLRVMKASAAAQAAAAAQLAKANEEKLVVFFKGEFLAVRNAEGGFYICQATQNICRGGHKIRIRWLSQEDTKNKKKGKASGSSETVKDESGFDIYTPDFYDTTDFECILTNLELEKLGKDRYGLPLDERTRTENILQRALAVERGVVDKLELTEEHPDGLDVSLFHDESQLKRKGNDDDSSSESESDSKEEVATTSGSSAKSSQSAEPRTSTSGIASTSSGRGTKRTRAAVVAATRQKLQQMRYQEDDDDDDEEEDSSDDDDIEGDDSSSDSEQGKRGRRRRSRPVPATKARVSVRSTRGKKLVPPKKAAPIPMIMKRTKASFKEAVEVTSNRKKVERVTVGPASPLEKIVTVDVEMGDNDASPVEEEPKEIKLDAVMAEETESGDEKEAKKTKKTATKSVDAKSEIVVTEVKTDSKNNDTNEVKDTKKGVPAKSEKDAVGNESLKAKTEKGAEDVKEDVKVVETKE